The Triticum aestivum cultivar Chinese Spring chromosome 3A, IWGSC CS RefSeq v2.1, whole genome shotgun sequence genome includes a region encoding these proteins:
- the LOC123063449 gene encoding pyruvate kinase 1, cytosolic, whose product MPTLSDEDKDVMKKWDAPNKIDFLSFLYKACRRCVAMFLFQKFALHKCNMAGKPAAVTCVVDSMTDNLRPTRADATDVANAVLDAAHYCTQTNYNYTSCNMNHNCFYLQANCQVQAHHAIPRLKTNQLKWSFTGAFEARQSLIVRGLFPMLADPRHPAESTSTGNESVLKVALDHGKASGVIKSHGLP is encoded by the exons ATGCCCACGCTGTCTGACGAGGATAAAGAT GTTATGAAAAAATGGGATGCTCCAAACAAGATTGACTTCCTATCTTTCTTATACAAGGCATGCAGAAGATGTGTGGCAA TGTTCTTATTTCAGAAGTTTGCTCTGCACAAGTGCAACATGGCTGGAAAACCTGCTGCTGTTACTTGTGTTGTGGACAGTATGACGGACAACCTAAGGCCTACTCGTGCAGATGCAACTGATGTGGCAAATGCAGTGCTGGATG CTGCTCATTACTGCACCCAAACAAACTATAACTACACAAGCTGTAACATGAATCACAATTGTTTT TATCTGCAGGCTAATTGCCAAGTACAGGCCCACCATGCCATTCCTCGTCTAAAAACAAATCAATTGAAGTGGAGCTTCACAGGGGCATTTGAA GCAAGACAATCACTCATAGTTAGAGGCCTCTTTCCCATGCTTGCTGATCCACGTCACCCG GCTGAATCTACTAGCACTGGAAATGAATCAGTGTTGAAGGTTGCTCTTGACCACGGCAAAGCATCTGGTGTGATCAAGTCACATGGCTTACCTTAG